From one Anaerococcus prevotii DSM 20548 genomic stretch:
- a CDS encoding nitroreductase family protein has product MLFDEVIDKRYSERKYSSKEPSDESIEKLLEAARKAPIANGQYDKCRLTVVKDKNLMEDFVKEYQEKTGKSKNPLYAAPVFIIFSSSKDTSARFEDAGCVIEHICLKATEMGLGSCYIRGSVNALGKDAAYIKNLNLDEGFYPVSGVIVGYPDGESSAREHNIKTNYIN; this is encoded by the coding sequence ATGTTATTTGATGAAGTAATAGATAAAAGATATTCTGAAAGAAAATATTCTTCCAAAGAGCCCAGCGATGAGTCGATTGAAAAGCTCTTAGAAGCTGCTAGGAAGGCTCCAATTGCAAATGGCCAGTACGATAAGTGTAGGCTCACTGTCGTTAAAGATAAAAATCTTATGGAAGATTTCGTAAAAGAATATCAGGAAAAAACAGGAAAGAGTAAGAATCCACTTTACGCTGCACCAGTATTTATTATTTTTTCATCAAGTAAGGATACATCGGCCCGCTTTGAAGATGCAGGTTGCGTCATAGAACATATATGTCTAAAGGCGACAGAGATGGGACTAGGTTCTTGCTATATAAGAGGAAGCGTAAATGCCCTAGGCAAGGATGCAGCTTACATCAAAAACCTTAACTTAGACGAAGGATTCTACCCTGTAAGCGGGGTTATAGTTGGTTATCCTGATGGAGAAAGTAGCGCACGCGAGCACAATATCAAGACCAATTATATTAATTGA
- a CDS encoding SH3 domain-containing protein: MNKFTKYALAAALVLPSVFTFGSKEAKADRIELNTEKAKAVNVRSTAEEKNNVIGTINDENKSYEILGKANGWYRIDFEGKEAFVGTPWFNVTAETEVIAPANFRDEAQLSSNVISVLQEGDVVEVIEEADNGYVKVKFDGKEGYVYNNLLKSFKERNEKAQNKAKAPASNTKQASYQTYEEPTYTYTEEYYYEEPAEDYYYEQPAADYSSYQGDSNWAKEWIAQRESGGSYTAYNPAGGYYGRYQLNPSLVGYGASPEEQEAAADSYVYGRYGSWENAQAFWANNGWY; the protein is encoded by the coding sequence ATGAACAAATTCACAAAATATGCACTAGCAGCAGCGCTAGTACTACCGTCAGTATTTACTTTCGGATCAAAGGAAGCAAAGGCTGATAGAATCGAACTTAACACAGAAAAGGCAAAAGCAGTAAACGTGAGAAGTACTGCTGAAGAAAAGAACAACGTTATTGGAACAATCAATGACGAAAACAAATCTTACGAAATTCTTGGAAAAGCTAATGGCTGGTACAGAATTGATTTCGAAGGAAAAGAAGCATTTGTAGGAACACCATGGTTTAACGTAACAGCTGAAACAGAAGTTATTGCTCCAGCAAACTTTAGAGATGAAGCTCAACTTTCATCAAATGTAATAAGCGTTCTACAAGAAGGCGATGTAGTTGAAGTTATCGAAGAAGCAGATAATGGATATGTAAAGGTTAAATTTGATGGCAAAGAAGGATATGTGTACAACAACCTTCTAAAATCATTCAAAGAAAGAAACGAAAAAGCTCAAAATAAAGCTAAAGCACCAGCAAGCAATACTAAACAAGCTTCATACCAAACATACGAAGAGCCAACATACACATACACAGAAGAATACTACTACGAAGAACCAGCTGAAGATTACTACTATGAACAACCAGCAGCAGATTACTCTTCTTACCAAGGAGATTCAAACTGGGCAAAAGAATGGATAGCTCAAAGAGAATCAGGCGGATCATACACAGCATATAACCCAGCTGGTGGCTACTACGGAAGATACCAACTAAACCCATCCCTAGTAGGCTATGGAGCAAGCCCAGAAGAACAAGAAGCAGCAGCAGACTCATACGTATACGGAAGATACGGTTCTTGGGAAAACGCTCAAGCATTTTGGGCTAATAATGGTTGGTATTAA
- a CDS encoding glutamine synthetase III, translating into MVLKEFGNMAFDKKTMKENVPYPVYLKWKQAARNNATLDRESADAIAHAMKVWAISKGATSYTHWFQPLNGKTATKKTAFLNRDGKHNPINRFSGKELIKGEPDASSFPSGGMRSTFEARGYTYWDLTANSFILDKVLYIPSVFVSFYGEKLDKKLPLIESMNMVSKEASRVCNLFLKEEKTYRVKAKLGLEQEFYLIDKKYFDKRIDLEYSGMTLVGSDPMVEKELISHYLGDIPKRVDEFFEDVNSELYKLGIYMEAEHNEVGPNQFEIAIMYENVNISVDNNQLLMHILEKTALDHDLVCLLKEKPFKNMAGSGKHNNYSLATNYGRNLFTPGKTPKNNPVFLLFLASMIEVCNKYQKLIRIASSSVTNDYRLGGDEAPPAIISLFIGRDLEEVLESVANDDFEEKVIENMVKIPHLGEIKTDSSDRNRTSPIAYTGNKFEFRMLGSSKSAADLNTVINIGFAESVKKIADRLEKVDEDRLKEEAYSIVKEIYQENKNILFQGDGYSEEWEKEAEKRGLENFPTFLEAVIAAKATKAYDIFEKSGIFTKKEIESIIKVEYEDVTKFFSSQLEILNNMIHQEILPSAMREIASIKDYLSFVENERLRQRARKINEKVGKLLDYCDVISDILEKSENMNLLEDKAKYLQKETRKVSGEIRQISDALEKLISRENYSMPNYVDMLKTL; encoded by the coding sequence ATGGTTTTGAAAGAATTTGGGAATATGGCTTTTGACAAGAAAACTATGAAGGAAAATGTACCCTACCCAGTGTATTTGAAATGGAAACAAGCGGCAAGGAACAATGCCACCTTGGATAGGGAAAGTGCTGATGCCATAGCTCATGCTATGAAAGTCTGGGCGATTTCTAAGGGGGCAACTTCCTACACACATTGGTTCCAACCCTTAAATGGGAAAACTGCGACCAAAAAAACAGCTTTTTTGAACAGAGATGGCAAGCACAATCCTATAAATAGGTTCTCAGGGAAGGAGCTTATAAAGGGTGAGCCTGACGCATCTTCTTTCCCATCTGGAGGCATGAGATCAACCTTTGAGGCTAGAGGATATACATATTGGGACCTAACTGCCAATTCCTTTATCCTAGATAAGGTCTTATACATCCCATCGGTATTCGTATCCTTCTACGGAGAAAAGCTTGACAAGAAACTTCCTCTAATAGAGTCCATGAATATGGTAAGCAAAGAGGCTTCAAGGGTTTGTAATTTATTTCTCAAGGAAGAGAAAACTTACAGGGTTAAGGCTAAACTAGGCCTTGAGCAAGAATTTTATCTTATAGATAAAAAGTATTTTGATAAGAGAATAGACCTTGAATATTCTGGGATGACCCTTGTTGGTTCTGATCCTATGGTTGAAAAAGAACTTATCTCTCACTATCTAGGAGACATTCCAAAAAGAGTTGATGAGTTTTTTGAAGATGTAAACAGCGAGCTTTACAAGCTTGGTATCTACATGGAAGCAGAACATAACGAGGTAGGTCCGAATCAGTTTGAAATCGCCATAATGTATGAGAATGTTAATATATCTGTTGACAATAACCAACTCCTTATGCATATATTGGAAAAGACAGCCCTAGACCACGATTTAGTTTGCCTACTTAAGGAAAAACCTTTCAAAAATATGGCAGGGTCTGGTAAGCACAATAATTATTCTTTGGCGACAAATTATGGAAGAAATTTATTTACTCCAGGAAAAACTCCCAAAAACAACCCTGTTTTTCTTCTGTTCTTAGCTTCTATGATTGAAGTTTGCAACAAATACCAGAAGCTAATAAGGATTGCCTCTTCATCTGTGACTAACGACTATAGATTGGGTGGAGATGAAGCCCCACCAGCCATTATATCTTTATTCATAGGTCGTGACTTGGAAGAGGTCTTAGAGTCTGTAGCTAATGATGATTTTGAGGAAAAAGTTATAGAAAATATGGTCAAGATTCCTCATTTAGGAGAAATAAAAACTGACTCATCAGACAGGAATAGAACATCTCCTATAGCTTATACTGGCAACAAATTTGAATTTAGAATGCTAGGATCATCTAAATCAGCGGCAGACCTCAATACAGTAATAAATATAGGCTTTGCCGAGTCGGTGAAGAAGATAGCTGATAGGTTAGAGAAGGTAGATGAAGATAGGCTAAAGGAAGAAGCTTACTCCATAGTTAAGGAAATCTATCAAGAAAACAAAAATATCCTCTTTCAAGGCGATGGCTACTCAGAAGAATGGGAAAAGGAAGCGGAAAAAAGAGGTCTAGAAAACTTCCCAACTTTCTTGGAAGCTGTAATAGCAGCCAAGGCCACTAAGGCCTATGATATATTTGAAAAATCTGGGATCTTTACTAAAAAGGAAATAGAATCCATAATCAAGGTCGAATATGAAGATGTTACAAAGTTTTTCTCTTCTCAACTAGAAATACTAAACAACATGATCCACCAAGAGATCCTCCCATCAGCTATGAGAGAGATCGCAAGCATTAAAGATTACCTATCTTTTGTAGAAAATGAAAGACTAAGACAAAGGGCGAGAAAAATAAATGAAAAAGTAGGCAAACTTTTAGACTATTGCGATGTAATTTCTGATATCTTAGAAAAATCAGAAAATATGAATCTCTTAGAAGATAAGGCTAAGTATCTTCAAAAAGAAACAAGGAAAGTCTCAGGCGAAATCCGCCAAATATCCGATGCATTAGAAAAACTAATATCCAGGGAAAATTATTCTATGCCAAATTATGTGGATATGCTTAAGACTTTGTAG
- a CDS encoding ACT domain-containing protein, whose translation MKAILTVIGNDQEGIIYKISKVLYEYNINILDLSQTIMEDQFVGMFNIDFTKSKADFAEIKKAFDDLAEENKLEIRIQNEKLFDAMHRI comes from the coding sequence ATGAAAGCTATATTAACAGTCATAGGAAATGACCAAGAAGGAATTATCTATAAGATTTCTAAAGTCTTATACGAATACAATATCAACATCCTTGATCTAAGCCAAACTATAATGGAAGATCAATTTGTAGGAATGTTTAATATCGACTTTACAAAGTCAAAGGCAGACTTTGCTGAAATCAAGAAGGCCTTTGATGATTTGGCTGAAGAGAACAAGCTCGAAATAAGAATCCAAAACGAAAAGCTCTTCGACGCTATGCACAGGATTTAA
- a CDS encoding fructose-bisphosphatase class III: protein MDKNYLKLLKDIYPEKSDIKDELISLNSKLYLPKGTEYFFSDIHGESEAFLHLLRSASGNIRDKIAKLFGDTLVKEDQDDLAELIYDPVHVLKDLFENDLLTEDYLTITIHRLINLFRFVSTKYPKAYVKSKFTGSYTNIIDELLYTNDSEFNKKEYYESLIANIVKYDSAREFIIALARLIQRVSVDKLHIVGDIYDRGPSPHIIMDELLTFPNVDIQWGNHDIAWMGAASGNEALIAACVANAISYNNFDMLEDGYGINLRPLYEFAIHTYKDDPCELFMPRVFDRNIYDNVSGEVAAKMYKAISIIRFKLDGALIERNPEFNVDDRNFLKFVDFEKTTYKNVPLRDTNFPTIDPKDPLKLTDAEQFIIDILKSDFIKGNRLNRHMRFLYKNGSMYKTENGSLLFHGCIPLTEDGKFQEIEIKGKKYSGRKLMDAFDKLARDAYFTNSIFAKDVMWYLINGRYSPIFGKSQYSYFENLFVDDKDLKREVYNPYYKLSEKEEIVDMILDEFEITCERRRIINGHVPVKVKKGDSPIKAGGKLYVIDGGISKPYQAKTGIAGYTLMFNSHHVALAEHKSYESITDKVSSYTPNIKEVEILLPRMLKKDTDEGRDIREKIEVLEKLLEMYDSAN, encoded by the coding sequence ATGGACAAAAATTATTTGAAATTATTAAAAGACATCTATCCCGAAAAATCCGATATAAAAGACGAGTTAATTTCTCTTAACTCCAAGCTCTACCTACCCAAGGGCACGGAATATTTTTTCTCCGACATCCATGGAGAAAGCGAGGCCTTCCTTCATCTATTAAGGTCTGCATCAGGAAACATTAGAGATAAAATTGCCAAGCTTTTTGGTGATACCCTAGTCAAAGAAGACCAAGACGACTTAGCAGAGCTGATTTATGATCCGGTCCACGTTCTTAAGGACCTTTTTGAAAACGATTTATTGACAGAAGACTATCTCACCATAACTATCCACAGGCTAATCAACCTCTTTAGGTTCGTATCTACCAAATACCCAAAGGCCTACGTCAAAAGCAAATTCACAGGCTCATATACCAATATAATTGACGAGCTTCTATATACCAACGATTCTGAGTTTAACAAGAAAGAATACTATGAGTCCCTTATAGCAAATATTGTAAAATACGACTCTGCTAGGGAATTTATCATAGCCCTTGCAAGACTTATCCAAAGAGTATCTGTAGACAAGCTCCATATTGTCGGAGATATCTACGACAGGGGCCCTTCCCCACACATAATCATGGACGAACTACTAACCTTTCCTAATGTCGACATCCAATGGGGTAACCACGACATAGCCTGGATGGGAGCTGCCAGCGGAAATGAGGCCTTAATAGCTGCCTGCGTTGCCAATGCCATCTCCTACAACAACTTCGATATGTTAGAAGACGGCTACGGAATAAACCTAAGACCTCTCTATGAATTTGCTATCCACACCTACAAGGACGACCCATGCGAGCTTTTCATGCCTAGGGTTTTCGATAGAAATATCTACGACAATGTAAGTGGCGAAGTAGCAGCCAAGATGTATAAGGCAATTTCTATCATAAGATTCAAACTTGACGGAGCTCTTATAGAAAGAAATCCAGAGTTCAATGTGGACGATAGAAACTTCCTCAAATTCGTCGATTTTGAAAAAACGACCTACAAAAATGTCCCACTCAGGGATACTAACTTTCCTACCATAGATCCAAAAGACCCACTTAAACTAACAGATGCCGAACAATTTATAATAGATATCCTAAAAAGTGACTTTATCAAAGGCAATAGACTAAACCGCCACATGAGATTTCTCTACAAAAATGGATCAATGTATAAGACAGAAAACGGCTCTCTCCTATTTCATGGCTGCATCCCCCTAACTGAAGACGGAAAATTCCAAGAAATAGAAATAAAGGGAAAGAAATATTCCGGAAGAAAGCTCATGGACGCCTTTGACAAACTCGCTCGTGATGCTTACTTTACCAATTCAATCTTCGCCAAAGACGTCATGTGGTATCTAATAAATGGCAGATACTCTCCAATCTTTGGCAAGAGCCAATACTCCTACTTCGAAAATCTCTTCGTAGACGATAAGGACCTAAAAAGAGAAGTCTACAACCCTTACTACAAGCTTTCTGAGAAGGAAGAAATAGTAGATATGATCCTGGATGAATTTGAGATTACATGTGAAAGAAGAAGGATAATAAATGGCCACGTTCCAGTTAAAGTCAAAAAAGGAGATAGTCCAATCAAGGCAGGCGGCAAGCTCTATGTAATAGATGGTGGAATATCCAAACCTTACCAAGCTAAGACCGGGATAGCAGGTTACACCTTGATGTTTAACTCCCACCACGTAGCCCTAGCCGAACACAAAAGCTACGAATCTATCACAGACAAGGTATCAAGCTACACCCCAAATATAAAAGAAGTAGAAATCCTACTTCCAAGAATGTTAAAAAAAGACACTGATGAGGGACGTGATATAAGAGAAAAAATTGAAGTTTTGGAAAAGCTTTTGGAAATGTACGATAGTGCGAATTGA
- a CDS encoding UDP-N-acetylmuramoyl-tripeptide--D-alanyl-D-alanine ligase — translation MIERSLGEIAKMIGGEISDEKYSNLLIKGVSTDSRTIQEGNLYIPLIGEVFDGRLFIKECEDKGASAFLADTDCKIKNNISIPYIRVEDTLKSLQDLARAYRSELKNTKVIGITGSNGKTTTKDLLYEVLKEKYKVQKTIGNLNNEIGVPKTILSLDEDTNIAIVEMGTDSFGDISLTTNISRPDIAIITNIGDSHLEKLKTKEGILKAKMEIVEGLSQDGYFIYNGDDPTMKKEISSYEVKQKMISFGEEDDNDFVVKSSDDNRGKVSFTHDGETYTIPLLGSHNIYNGGVTVLVSSLLGLSTDQIKKGLSEVTPANNRSSIIEFEGFDVLDDCYKSNPQSLRSGLKTTKLLGGYDSKILVLGDMLELGDSEDDLHYQVGSEIDPKDIDYCLFFGSLSKHMYEGALENFSKDRIFHFTSKNDLIDKLKSLITKSSLVFVKGSHGMHMEEIIESISKLKL, via the coding sequence ATGATAGAAAGAAGTCTAGGCGAAATCGCCAAAATGATCGGTGGAGAAATCTCTGACGAAAAATACTCTAACCTTTTGATAAAGGGAGTATCTACAGATTCAAGGACCATCCAAGAAGGGAATCTCTATATTCCCCTAATCGGAGAAGTCTTTGACGGAAGACTTTTCATCAAAGAATGTGAGGACAAGGGAGCTTCTGCCTTTCTAGCAGATACTGACTGTAAGATAAAAAATAATATATCCATTCCTTATATAAGAGTTGAAGATACATTAAAGTCTCTCCAAGATTTGGCAAGAGCCTACAGGAGTGAGCTAAAGAATACCAAAGTAATAGGTATCACTGGATCAAATGGAAAGACAACTACCAAGGACCTTCTCTACGAAGTCCTTAAGGAAAAGTACAAGGTTCAAAAGACTATAGGAAACTTGAACAACGAAATAGGAGTTCCTAAAACTATCCTATCCCTTGATGAAGATACGAATATCGCTATAGTAGAGATGGGAACAGATAGCTTTGGAGATATATCGCTTACGACAAACATATCAAGGCCTGATATAGCAATTATTACCAATATTGGAGATAGCCACCTAGAGAAACTTAAGACTAAGGAAGGAATCCTAAAGGCTAAGATGGAAATCGTAGAAGGCCTAAGTCAAGACGGATATTTCATCTACAATGGTGATGATCCTACAATGAAAAAGGAAATCTCCTCCTATGAAGTAAAACAAAAGATGATATCTTTCGGAGAAGAAGATGATAATGACTTCGTAGTAAAATCCTCTGATGATAATAGAGGAAAGGTAAGCTTTACCCATGATGGAGAAACTTATACCATCCCCCTACTAGGTAGCCACAATATTTACAACGGTGGAGTGACAGTTCTAGTCTCTAGCCTTCTTGGCCTAAGCACTGATCAAATCAAAAAGGGACTTTCTGAAGTAACTCCTGCCAATAATAGGTCTAGTATAATAGAATTTGAAGGTTTTGATGTTTTGGATGACTGCTATAAGTCAAACCCTCAATCCCTAAGAAGTGGTCTTAAGACAACAAAGCTTCTAGGAGGCTACGACAGTAAAATCCTTGTGCTCGGTGATATGCTAGAGCTTGGAGATAGCGAAGATGATCTCCACTACCAAGTAGGAAGCGAGATTGACCCAAAGGATATCGACTATTGTCTCTTCTTTGGCAGCCTTTCTAAGCATATGTATGAAGGAGCCTTAGAGAACTTCTCCAAGGATAGGATTTTCCACTTTACCAGCAAAAATGATCTAATCGACAAACTAAAGTCTCTGATTACAAAATCTAGCCTGGTCTTTGTCAAAGGAAGCCATGGCATGCACATGGAAGAAATTATAGAAAGTATAAGCAAGTTAAAATTATAG
- a CDS encoding D-alanine--D-alanine ligase family protein, protein MINVYILCGGPSSEHDISLRSALNISKNLNEEKYKIKLVYINKEGAYSEAFDKIDTDNEFDLVKEVKENKTKSIADFLTCLSKEDYSKTIVIPAVHGTYGEDGTIQALLDVIGIAYIGNGLLSSAICMDKVTSNDIFEKNKLSQAKYLYTNKDGFDSDFADRCIEEIGLPLIVKPSANGSSVGVSKVTNKNELLAAGDEALKYDKKVLVEELIEGQEIEFAVVGYMNPDVSEPAAYISDHTFLDYDAKYFSKSTKETLPYILEKEKLEEAQEFVKRAYEACGCEGFARVDIFLGKDNNFYVNEINTFPGFTPSSFFARLCELMYNESFSEVLDRLIKDGFERWQR, encoded by the coding sequence ATGATTAATGTCTATATTTTATGTGGTGGCCCTTCAAGCGAGCATGATATCTCTTTAAGAAGTGCCCTTAACATAAGCAAGAATCTAAATGAAGAAAAATATAAGATAAAGTTAGTATATATTAATAAAGAAGGAGCTTACTCAGAAGCTTTCGATAAAATCGATACAGATAATGAGTTTGACCTAGTTAAGGAAGTTAAGGAGAATAAGACAAAGTCTATAGCAGATTTCCTCACCTGCCTGTCCAAGGAAGATTATTCAAAAACTATAGTAATTCCTGCAGTCCATGGAACCTATGGAGAAGATGGAACTATTCAAGCCCTCCTAGATGTTATAGGAATTGCCTACATAGGAAATGGCCTCCTATCTTCTGCAATCTGCATGGACAAGGTTACAAGCAATGATATTTTTGAGAAGAATAAATTAAGCCAAGCCAAGTATCTCTATACTAATAAGGATGGCTTTGATAGTGACTTCGCTGATAGATGTATAGAAGAGATCGGCCTTCCTCTTATAGTAAAGCCTTCTGCTAATGGGTCTTCTGTTGGTGTAAGCAAGGTTACTAATAAAAACGAACTTCTAGCTGCTGGAGATGAAGCTTTAAAGTATGACAAAAAAGTCCTTGTCGAAGAGCTAATCGAAGGTCAGGAAATCGAGTTTGCTGTAGTAGGCTACATGAATCCAGATGTCTCTGAGCCTGCAGCCTATATCTCAGACCACACCTTCCTCGATTACGATGCCAAGTATTTTTCCAAGTCTACCAAGGAGACCCTTCCTTATATACTAGAAAAAGAAAAGCTAGAAGAAGCTCAAGAATTTGTAAAAAGAGCCTACGAAGCATGTGGCTGCGAGGGATTTGCTAGAGTTGATATCTTCCTAGGCAAAGATAATAATTTCTATGTCAATGAAATCAACACCTTCCCTGGCTTTACCCCTTCATCATTTTTCGCAAGACTTTGCGAGCTTATGTATAATGAAAGCTTTTCAGAGGTTTTGGATAGATTAATAAAAGATGGATTTGAAAGGTGGCAAAGATGA
- a CDS encoding peptidylprolyl isomerase, producing MENKNPIVTFEMENGDTFKAELYPEVAPNTVRNFISLIGHNFYDGVIFHRVIKGFMIQGGDPEGIGIGGPGYAIKGEFAANGFENNLKHDRGVLSMARSMMPDSAGSQFFVMHKDSPHLDGQYAAFGRVIEGMDTVDKIAETKTDFQDKPKEDQVMKTVTVETFGVDYDEPEIIE from the coding sequence ATGGAAAACAAAAATCCAATTGTAACATTTGAAATGGAAAATGGAGATACTTTCAAGGCAGAACTCTACCCAGAAGTTGCTCCAAATACAGTAAGAAACTTTATCTCACTTATAGGTCACAATTTCTACGACGGAGTAATCTTTCATAGGGTAATCAAAGGCTTTATGATCCAAGGAGGAGATCCAGAAGGAATAGGAATCGGAGGCCCTGGTTATGCTATCAAGGGAGAATTTGCTGCAAATGGTTTTGAAAATAACCTAAAACACGACAGGGGAGTTCTCTCCATGGCAAGATCTATGATGCCAGATAGTGCAGGCAGTCAATTTTTCGTAATGCACAAAGACAGCCCTCACCTAGATGGCCAATACGCAGCCTTCGGTAGGGTAATCGAAGGAATGGATACAGTAGATAAGATAGCAGAAACAAAAACTGACTTCCAAGACAAACCAAAAGAAGACCAAGTAATGAAGACAGTGACTGTAGAAACTTTCGGAGTAGACTACGACGAGCCTGAGATAATCGAATAA
- a CDS encoding PFL family protein, protein MDKNNIIETIKMLDEENLDIRTLTMGISLFDCIDKDYKKACDKIYDKILRECKDFIKTSKEVSAIYGVPIINNRISVTPISLIAAATDLDDYTPFAECLDRAAKDVGVDFIGGFSALVQKGMTKADEILIKSIPKALSTTDLVCSSVNVGSTKAGINMDAVAMCGEVVKDLAERTKDTDALGCAKLVIFSNAVEDNPFMAGAFHGVSEADTVINVGVSGPGVVKAAISGKDDLPINEICEIIKKTAFKITRMGELVARDVCDRLGKNFGILDLSLAPTPAIGDSVGRILEEIGIDNVGGHGTVAALALLNDAVKKGGLMASASVGGLSGAFIPVSEDEAMIKAVDGGHLTFDKLEAMTSVCSVGLDMIAIPGSTSPATISAMIADEAAIGMINAKTTAVRIIPVSGKGVGDYAEFGGFLGYVPIIDIGNSNSDKMIKRGGHIPAPVHSFKN, encoded by the coding sequence ATGGATAAGAATAATATTATTGAAACAATCAAAATGCTAGATGAGGAAAATCTCGACATCAGAACCCTTACCATGGGTATTTCCCTTTTTGATTGTATAGACAAAGATTATAAAAAAGCATGTGACAAGATTTATGATAAAATCCTAAGAGAATGCAAGGACTTCATCAAGACTTCCAAGGAAGTTTCTGCAATCTATGGTGTGCCAATTATTAATAACAGAATTTCTGTTACACCAATTTCTCTTATTGCGGCAGCAACAGACCTTGACGATTACACTCCCTTTGCCGAATGTCTCGACAGGGCGGCCAAGGATGTTGGAGTTGACTTTATAGGGGGCTTTTCTGCCCTAGTCCAAAAGGGTATGACCAAGGCTGATGAGATCTTGATTAAATCTATCCCTAAGGCCCTATCCACAACTGACCTAGTTTGTTCTAGTGTAAATGTCGGCTCAACCAAGGCAGGAATCAATATGGATGCTGTAGCCATGTGCGGGGAAGTAGTAAAAGATTTGGCAGAAAGAACTAAGGATACAGATGCCCTAGGATGTGCCAAGCTTGTAATATTCTCAAATGCAGTAGAGGATAATCCCTTTATGGCGGGAGCCTTCCATGGAGTAAGTGAAGCAGATACAGTAATTAATGTAGGAGTTTCAGGGCCTGGTGTAGTGAAGGCAGCAATTTCAGGTAAGGATGACCTTCCGATTAATGAAATCTGTGAGATTATCAAAAAGACAGCCTTTAAAATCACTAGGATGGGAGAACTTGTGGCAAGAGATGTCTGCGATAGACTAGGCAAGAACTTCGGAATACTAGACTTATCCCTAGCCCCAACACCAGCCATTGGAGATTCTGTAGGAAGAATCTTAGAAGAGATTGGAATAGATAATGTCGGAGGACACGGAACAGTAGCAGCCCTAGCCCTACTAAATGACGCTGTAAAAAAGGGTGGCCTTATGGCAAGTGCTTCTGTCGGAGGACTTTCCGGTGCCTTTATACCAGTGAGCGAAGATGAAGCTATGATTAAGGCAGTAGATGGAGGACATTTGACCTTTGATAAGCTAGAAGCGATGACTTCTGTTTGCTCTGTTGGTCTTGATATGATTGCAATCCCAGGATCAACAAGCCCAGCTACAATTTCTGCTATGATTGCAGATGAGGCGGCAATAGGAATGATAAATGCAAAAACAACTGCAGTTAGAATAATCCCAGTTTCAGGAAAGGGAGTAGGAGATTATGCAGAGTTTGGTGGATTTTTAGGCTATGTACCAATTATAGATATAGGAAATTCAAATTCAGATAAAATGATCAAAAGAGGTGGCCACATACCAGCCCCTGTTCACTCATTCAAAAACTAA